In Corallincola holothuriorum, a single window of DNA contains:
- a CDS encoding AAA family ATPase: MKYYYSESLSIENLDGFHLLQDHRGTNYKSPWDDFGYIITFKLYYVSEKQKRKLGTLKILIKDKEDSSLYFKENGKPLESKYFEITDVLNIDNIVSIGEEVDFYKKINSLFSESEAEEILIKICDAGYFNDQYDEFSSWKGFSGSFMRGSASSAILKKGYQIALGRYIPKKTFDITLTELGDTFDDLCLKFDTSREIGKSNINLLIGKNGVGKSHALKKLSEIITGVIDTKDNHPYFHKLIMIAFSPFESFYTKSEIFKKLSSRYSASEEKSNRKSESRKRLHVNEYSYIGFKNDSGDHDLNHPIKQSINSLIKVIEYDDENSWWEEQSRFKILKDTLSLCIDFDSVFITNDDNQELEVTSTLNTNSLKDSLNYNKGIIFKKDGNILPLSSGQKIYSYMIPAIIAELEEESLLVLDEPELYLHPELEVGLMNMLQHILKETKSYSIIATHSAILAREVESKAITILRKNKGNTETNISSVETYGESLDIIISEVFDDDYMVKPYQREIDRYLKKAENSINTIKNHIGDDALAYALSKLDDGDDIEIEDM; encoded by the coding sequence ATGAAATACTATTATTCAGAGTCCCTATCGATAGAAAATCTTGATGGCTTTCATTTATTACAAGATCATCGAGGAACAAACTATAAAAGTCCTTGGGATGATTTTGGATATATTATTACGTTTAAATTGTACTATGTATCTGAAAAGCAGAAGCGAAAACTAGGTACTCTAAAAATATTAATTAAAGATAAAGAAGATTCATCATTGTACTTTAAGGAAAATGGCAAACCTTTAGAATCTAAATATTTTGAAATTACAGATGTTTTAAATATCGATAATATAGTATCAATTGGTGAAGAGGTTGATTTCTATAAGAAAATAAATTCCTTGTTTAGTGAAAGTGAAGCCGAAGAGATATTGATTAAAATCTGTGATGCCGGATATTTTAACGATCAATATGATGAATTTTCTAGCTGGAAGGGTTTTTCTGGTAGCTTTATGCGTGGGAGTGCATCGAGTGCAATATTGAAAAAAGGGTATCAAATTGCTCTAGGTCGTTATATCCCTAAAAAAACATTTGATATAACACTCACTGAACTTGGTGATACATTCGATGATTTATGCCTAAAGTTTGATACTAGCCGAGAAATTGGAAAGTCTAATATCAATTTACTGATAGGAAAAAATGGTGTCGGTAAGTCACATGCCTTAAAGAAGCTCAGTGAAATTATTACAGGTGTTATTGATACTAAAGATAACCACCCATATTTCCACAAGTTAATTATGATTGCCTTTTCACCATTTGAGAGCTTTTATACGAAAAGCGAGATCTTTAAAAAATTATCTAGTCGCTACTCAGCAAGTGAAGAAAAAAGCAATAGAAAAAGCGAATCAAGAAAAAGGTTACATGTAAACGAGTATTCATATATTGGCTTTAAAAATGATAGTGGTGATCATGATTTAAATCACCCAATAAAGCAAAGTATAAATTCTTTAATCAAAGTTATTGAATATGATGATGAAAACTCGTGGTGGGAAGAGCAGTCTAGATTTAAAATACTCAAAGATACACTTTCATTATGCATTGATTTTGATTCAGTATTTATTACAAACGATGATAATCAAGAGCTTGAAGTTACTTCGACTTTAAACACTAACTCTTTAAAAGATAGTCTTAATTATAACAAGGGCATTATTTTCAAAAAAGATGGAAATATTTTGCCATTAAGCTCAGGTCAAAAAATATATTCATACATGATTCCTGCAATTATTGCTGAACTTGAGGAAGAGAGCTTATTAGTTCTAGATGAGCCAGAGTTATATTTACACCCTGAACTTGAAGTGGGGTTAATGAATATGCTGCAACATATTTTGAAAGAGACAAAATCTTACTCAATTATTGCCACACATTCAGCAATACTAGCTAGAGAGGTTGAGAGTAAAGCTATAACCATTCTCAGAAAAAATAAGGGAAATACGGAAACTAATATTTCAAGTGTTGAAACATATGGTGAGTCGTTAGATATCATTATTTCGGAAGTTTTTGATGATGACTACATGGTTAAGCCGTATCAAAGGGAAATTGATAGATATTTAAAGAAAGCAGAAAATTCAATAAACACAATCAAAAATCATATTGGAGATGATGCCTTAGCATATGCATTATCAAAACTGGATGATGGTGATGATATAGAAATAGAGGATATGTAA
- a CDS encoding HNH endonuclease has protein sequence MLYLEDFVRGLPCGWLNLATTCRKDNVHELIAISEELTERYPLYEGIIRNYRVELEATDFDEHRELLVHYYEKAPASLNRELLFRRNEHGLYSCPFCGNPKKPDTLDHFIPKDQWPEYSIFPNNLVPQCRSCAPIKGENYYCVDAGTAKFIHPIYSDLLQKFRFKITVAFSCETNRPSFSVVLRKLQVTGDGEDQRVIFHIKNLKVKQRIIKFCQDDYRRWQTRLSKRRFDLRGALLQRLNEIPQNDRGRDWKSAFIEGLLNNEDAVDYLHSLRPNAMDQPLVPIVEELELE, from the coding sequence TTGCTATATCTTGAGGATTTTGTGAGAGGATTGCCTTGTGGTTGGCTTAACCTTGCTACAACATGCAGAAAAGATAATGTTCATGAGCTTATCGCTATTTCAGAAGAGTTAACTGAAAGGTACCCTTTATATGAAGGGATCATTCGTAACTATAGAGTTGAACTTGAAGCTACAGACTTTGATGAACATCGAGAATTACTTGTTCATTACTATGAGAAAGCTCCTGCATCTTTAAATCGAGAGTTGCTATTTAGAAGAAATGAGCACGGTTTGTATTCGTGTCCATTTTGCGGCAATCCAAAGAAACCAGATACATTGGATCACTTTATTCCTAAGGATCAGTGGCCTGAGTATTCAATCTTTCCAAATAACTTGGTTCCACAGTGTCGAAGCTGTGCTCCGATTAAAGGTGAAAACTATTATTGTGTAGATGCTGGCACAGCAAAGTTTATCCACCCAATATACTCAGACCTTCTCCAAAAGTTTAGGTTTAAAATAACAGTAGCTTTTAGTTGTGAAACAAATCGCCCCTCATTTTCTGTCGTATTAAGAAAATTGCAAGTGACAGGCGATGGTGAAGACCAAAGAGTAATTTTTCATATTAAAAACTTAAAGGTTAAACAACGAATAATAAAATTTTGCCAAGATGATTATCGAAGGTGGCAAACAAGACTCTCAAAAAGGAGGTTTGATTTGAGGGGGGCGTTGTTACAAAGGTTAAATGAGATACCTCAAAATGATAGAGGAAGAGATTGGAAAAGCGCATTTATTGAAGGGCTATTAAATAATGAAGATGCAGTAGACTATCTCCACTCGTTGAGGCCTAATGCTATGGATCAGCCTTTAGTGCCAATAGTGGAAGAGCTAGAACTTGAGTAA